A genomic region of Ensifer adhaerens contains the following coding sequences:
- the topA gene encoding type I DNA topoisomerase — MNVVVVESPSKAKTINKYLGPGYKVLASFGHVRDLPAKDGSVRPDEDFEMSWEVDGASAKRMKDIADAVKSSDGLILATDPDREGEAISWHVLDLLKKKKVLGDKPVKRVAFNAITKKAVLEAIAHPRDIDISLVDAYLARRALDYLVGFNLSPVLWRKLPGARSAGRVQSVTLRLVCDRESEIERFVSEEYWNISALLKTPRGDEFEARLVSADGKRLAPKAIGNGEEATRLKTLLDGAAYVVDSIEAKPVKRNPSPPFTTSTLQQAASSKLGFSASRTMQVAQKLYEGVDIGGETVGLITYMRTDGVQMAPEAVEASRKAIASQFGERYLPEKPRFYSTKAKNAQEAHEAIRPTDFNRTPDEVRRFLDGDMLRLYDLVWKRGIASQMASAEIERTTAEITADNGGQKAGLRATGSVIRFDGFIAAYTDAKEDGEQTDDGDEDGRLPEINARESCAKQKINASQHFTEPPPRYSEASLIKKMEELGIGRPSTYAATVTTLLDRDYITNDKRKLIPQAKGRLVTAFLESFFTRYVGYDFTASLEEKLDQVSAGEVNWKDVLRDFWKDFFAQIEETKELRVTNVLDALNEELAPLVFPKREDGGDPRTCQVCGTGKLSLKLGKYGAFVGCSNYPECNFTRQLSSDSSGDQEAAVSNEPQALGKDPHTGEEITLRSGRFGPYVQRGDGKAAKRSSLPKGWTPSTIDHEKAVALLSLPRDIGAHPESGKMISTGLGRYGPFVLHDGTYANLESIEDVFSIGLNRAVSVLADKQSKAGAGRGRTAAASLKELGDHPDGGAITVRDGRYGPYVNWGKVNATLPKGKDPQSVTVEEALVLIAERAAKGGTTKAKATKAKTTKAAAKTEDGATKPSKAKATAKSKTKTATKAKKS; from the coding sequence ATGAATGTTGTAGTGGTGGAGTCGCCTTCCAAGGCAAAGACGATCAACAAGTACCTCGGGCCTGGCTACAAGGTGCTGGCTTCGTTTGGCCATGTGCGCGACCTGCCGGCGAAGGACGGATCGGTCCGTCCCGACGAAGACTTCGAAATGTCCTGGGAGGTCGACGGCGCTTCGGCGAAGCGTATGAAGGACATTGCCGACGCGGTCAAATCCTCGGACGGTCTCATTCTCGCAACCGACCCGGATCGCGAAGGCGAAGCCATTTCCTGGCACGTGCTCGACCTCCTGAAGAAGAAGAAGGTGCTCGGCGACAAGCCGGTAAAGCGCGTCGCCTTCAACGCCATCACCAAGAAGGCGGTTCTCGAGGCGATTGCACATCCGCGCGACATCGACATCTCCCTGGTCGATGCCTACCTGGCGCGCCGCGCGCTCGACTATCTCGTCGGCTTCAACCTTTCGCCGGTGCTCTGGCGCAAACTGCCGGGCGCCCGCTCGGCCGGCCGCGTACAATCGGTCACGCTGCGCCTCGTCTGCGACCGCGAATCCGAAATCGAACGCTTCGTCTCCGAAGAATACTGGAACATTTCCGCGTTACTGAAGACCCCGCGCGGCGACGAGTTCGAGGCTCGCCTCGTCTCGGCCGACGGCAAGCGTCTGGCACCCAAGGCGATCGGCAACGGCGAAGAAGCAACCCGGCTGAAGACCTTGCTCGACGGCGCCGCTTATGTCGTCGACAGCATCGAGGCAAAGCCGGTCAAGCGCAATCCGTCGCCGCCCTTCACCACTTCGACGCTGCAGCAGGCCGCCTCCTCAAAGCTCGGCTTCTCGGCTTCGCGCACCATGCAGGTCGCGCAGAAGCTCTATGAAGGTGTAGACATCGGCGGCGAGACCGTCGGTCTGATCACCTATATGCGTACCGACGGTGTACAGATGGCGCCGGAAGCGGTCGAAGCGTCGCGCAAGGCGATCGCCAGCCAGTTCGGCGAACGCTACCTGCCGGAAAAGCCGCGCTTCTATTCCACCAAGGCGAAGAACGCCCAGGAAGCCCACGAAGCCATCCGCCCGACCGATTTCAACCGCACGCCGGATGAGGTTCGCCGTTTCCTCGATGGCGACATGCTCAGGCTCTACGATCTTGTCTGGAAGCGCGGCATCGCGAGCCAGATGGCATCCGCCGAGATCGAGCGCACGACGGCAGAAATCACCGCCGACAATGGTGGCCAGAAGGCTGGCCTGCGCGCCACCGGCTCCGTCATCCGCTTCGACGGCTTCATCGCTGCCTATACGGATGCCAAGGAAGACGGCGAGCAGACGGACGACGGTGACGAGGATGGTCGCCTGCCGGAGATCAACGCGCGCGAAAGCTGCGCAAAGCAGAAGATCAACGCCTCGCAGCACTTCACCGAGCCGCCGCCGCGCTACTCGGAAGCGAGCCTGATCAAGAAGATGGAAGAGCTCGGCATCGGCCGGCCATCCACTTATGCAGCGACGGTCACGACGCTGCTCGACCGCGACTACATCACCAACGACAAGCGCAAGCTCATCCCGCAGGCCAAGGGGCGGCTGGTCACAGCGTTCCTGGAAAGCTTCTTCACGCGCTATGTCGGCTACGATTTCACAGCGTCGCTCGAAGAAAAGCTCGACCAGGTCTCGGCCGGTGAAGTCAACTGGAAGGACGTGCTTCGCGACTTCTGGAAGGACTTCTTCGCGCAGATCGAGGAAACCAAGGAACTGCGCGTCACCAACGTGCTCGACGCGCTGAACGAGGAACTGGCACCGCTCGTCTTCCCGAAGCGCGAGGATGGCGGCGATCCCAGAACCTGCCAGGTCTGCGGCACCGGCAAGCTGTCGCTGAAGCTTGGCAAGTACGGCGCCTTCGTCGGCTGCTCGAACTATCCGGAGTGCAACTTCACACGCCAGCTTTCCTCCGACAGCAGCGGCGATCAGGAGGCTGCGGTCTCGAACGAGCCGCAGGCGCTCGGGAAGGACCCCCATACCGGCGAAGAAATCACGCTGCGCAGCGGCCGCTTCGGTCCCTATGTCCAGCGCGGCGACGGCAAGGCAGCCAAGCGCTCGAGCTTGCCGAAGGGCTGGACGCCCTCAACGATCGACCACGAGAAGGCTGTGGCTCTCCTGTCGCTGCCTCGTGATATCGGCGCGCATCCGGAATCCGGCAAGATGATCTCGACCGGCCTTGGCCGCTACGGACCGTTCGTGCTGCACGATGGCACCTATGCCAACCTCGAATCGATCGAGGACGTCTTCTCGATCGGCCTCAACCGCGCTGTCTCCGTCCTCGCAGACAAGCAGTCCAAGGCCGGCGCCGGTCGTGGACGCACGGCTGCCGCTTCCCTCAAGGAGCTTGGCGACCACCCCGACGGCGGTGCGATCACCGTTCGCGACGGTCGCTACGGCCCCTACGTCAACTGGGGCAAGGTCAATGCCACCCTGCCGAAGGGCAAGGATCCGCAGTCTGTGACGGTCGAAGAAGCCCTCGTGCTCATCGCTGAGCGCGCTGCAAAGGGCGGAACGACGAAGGCCAAGGCAACCAAAGCCAAGACGACGAAGGCTGCTGCAAAAACCGAGGATGGCGCCACCAAGCCGAGCAAGGCCAAGGCGACCGCCAAGAGCAAAACCAAGACGGCCACCAAGGCCAAGAAGAGCTGA
- the dprA gene encoding DNA-processing protein DprA has protein sequence MSEGSAGRTGVALTERQKISWLRLIRSDNVGPIAFRDLINHFGTAENALDALPELSRRGGTKQAYRVATVSEAERELEAARRCGAVFIGIGEPGYPAALRQIDGAPPLLAMKGDLKAAARPSLGIVGSRNASASGAKFAAMIARDAGRAGYTVTSGLARGIDTAAHRASLETGTIAALAGGLDRPYPPENIGLLDEITAGRGLAISEMPFGWEPRARDFPRRNRLIAGISLGVTVVEAAHRSGSLITARYAADFGRLVFAAPGSPLDPRCHGTNDLLKQGAIVTTSADDVLEALAPLSQFELPLRSVREPEGQMRPSAPAATSDNDRAAIVHALGPTPVETDDIVRHTGLSPAQVYLLLLELDLAGRLDRHAGGLVSLTSIE, from the coding sequence ATGTCTGAAGGCAGCGCAGGACGAACCGGAGTGGCGCTGACCGAACGACAGAAAATCTCCTGGTTACGGCTGATCCGCAGCGACAATGTCGGCCCTATCGCCTTCAGGGACCTGATCAATCACTTCGGCACCGCGGAAAACGCACTCGACGCGCTTCCTGAACTATCCCGGCGCGGTGGGACCAAGCAGGCCTATCGCGTCGCGACCGTGAGTGAAGCGGAACGGGAACTGGAAGCGGCACGACGCTGCGGCGCCGTCTTCATCGGCATCGGCGAGCCAGGTTATCCCGCGGCGCTGCGGCAGATCGACGGCGCTCCGCCACTTCTCGCCATGAAGGGCGACCTCAAGGCGGCAGCCCGCCCGTCGCTCGGAATTGTCGGCTCGCGCAATGCTTCGGCCAGTGGCGCCAAATTCGCAGCGATGATTGCGCGCGACGCGGGCCGCGCCGGCTATACCGTGACCTCAGGTCTCGCGCGCGGCATCGATACGGCCGCCCATCGGGCGAGCCTCGAAACCGGCACGATCGCCGCACTTGCCGGCGGATTGGACCGGCCCTACCCGCCAGAGAATATCGGGTTGCTGGACGAGATCACCGCCGGTCGGGGGCTGGCCATCAGCGAGATGCCATTTGGCTGGGAACCGCGCGCACGCGATTTCCCGCGGCGCAACCGGCTGATTGCGGGTATCAGCCTCGGCGTAACCGTCGTCGAGGCAGCCCACCGCTCCGGGTCCCTGATAACCGCCCGCTATGCAGCCGACTTCGGACGGCTCGTCTTTGCCGCTCCAGGGTCACCGCTCGATCCCCGGTGCCATGGTACGAACGACCTTTTGAAACAGGGCGCAATCGTCACGACGTCGGCGGACGATGTCCTTGAGGCATTGGCGCCGCTCAGCCAGTTCGAGTTGCCGTTGCGGAGCGTCAGGGAACCGGAGGGACAAATGCGACCGAGCGCCCCAGCCGCCACCAGCGATAACGACCGTGCGGCCATCGTCCACGCGCTTGGTCCGACACCTGTTGAAACCGACGACATCGTCAGGCACACCGGGCTTTCGCCGGCGCAGGTCTACCTGCTTCTCCTGGAACTCGATTTGGCTGGCCGGCTCGATCGCCACGCCGGTGGGCTCGTGTCGCTCACCTCGATCGAATGA
- the plsY gene encoding glycerol-3-phosphate 1-O-acyltransferase PlsY, translating to MDLFAWQLGLPLTLLSLGFGYLLGSIPFGLILTRMAGLGDVRKIGSGNIGATNVLRTGNKKLAAATLLLDALKGAAAAAIAAYWGVEAGIAAGFAAFLGHLYPVWLGFKGGKGVATYIGVLLGLAPIMVLAFAAIWLAMAKISRYSSLSALVAMAIIPILLYAVGNEKVALLFAVMTVISWVKHRANIQRLLAGTESKIGDKG from the coding sequence GTGGATCTATTTGCCTGGCAGCTTGGGCTGCCCTTGACGTTGTTGAGCCTTGGCTTCGGCTATCTGCTCGGCTCGATCCCGTTCGGACTTATCCTGACCCGCATGGCGGGGCTCGGCGACGTGCGGAAGATCGGCTCGGGCAACATCGGCGCGACCAATGTGCTGAGAACCGGAAACAAGAAGCTGGCAGCGGCTACCCTGCTGCTCGATGCCCTGAAGGGCGCCGCGGCTGCGGCCATCGCCGCCTATTGGGGTGTTGAAGCGGGCATCGCCGCCGGCTTTGCTGCGTTTCTCGGCCACCTCTATCCGGTCTGGCTCGGCTTCAAGGGAGGCAAGGGTGTCGCCACCTATATCGGCGTCCTGCTCGGCCTCGCTCCCATCATGGTGCTGGCCTTCGCAGCGATCTGGCTCGCCATGGCGAAAATCAGCCGCTACTCCTCATTGTCCGCCCTGGTTGCAATGGCTATCATTCCGATTCTACTTTACGCGGTAGGGAACGAAAAGGTCGCTCTCCTTTTCGCGGTAATGACCGTCATTAGCTGGGTAAAGCACCGCGCCAACATTCAGCGGCTGCTCGCCGGCACGGAAAGCAAGATCGGGGACAAGGGATAA
- a CDS encoding dihydroorotase, translating into MTRPLVLKNLRIVDPSRNLDETGTIIVGGDGRILAAGADAQNQGTPDGAFVKDCAGLTAVPGLVDARVFVGEPGSEHRETFESASRAAAVGGVTTFIAMPDTDPVIDDIALVEFVKKTARDKALVNVHPAAALTKGLAGEEMTEFGLLREAGAVCFTNGRRSVHDTLVLRRAMTYAREFGAVISLETRDKYLGANGVMHEGLLASWLGLSGIPRETEIIPLERDLRIAGLTKAAYHAAQISVPESAEAIRAARARGANVTCGISINNLALNENDIGEYRTFFKLSPPLRSEDDRVAMAEALADGTIDIIVSSHDPQDVDTKRLPFADAADGAIGLETLAAAALRLYHGGQVPLMRLIDAMSTRPAAIFGLDAGTLKPGAKADITVLDLDEPWVLYREAIVSRSKNTPFENARFTGRVVQTYVAGKLVHSA; encoded by the coding sequence ATGACCAGACCACTCGTTCTGAAGAACCTCCGCATCGTCGATCCCTCGCGCAATCTCGACGAAACAGGTACGATCATCGTCGGAGGCGACGGCCGTATCCTCGCTGCCGGAGCAGATGCGCAAAACCAGGGCACGCCTGACGGCGCCTTCGTCAAGGATTGTGCCGGGCTCACCGCAGTCCCGGGCCTCGTCGATGCCCGCGTCTTCGTCGGCGAACCGGGCAGCGAGCATCGCGAAACCTTCGAGTCCGCGTCGCGCGCCGCCGCCGTCGGTGGCGTCACCACCTTCATTGCGATGCCGGACACGGACCCTGTGATCGACGATATCGCGCTGGTCGAGTTCGTGAAGAAGACGGCGCGCGACAAGGCGCTCGTCAACGTCCATCCGGCCGCGGCCCTGACCAAGGGGCTTGCCGGGGAAGAGATGACCGAGTTCGGCCTGCTGCGCGAAGCCGGAGCGGTCTGCTTCACCAATGGCCGTCGATCGGTCCACGACACACTGGTTCTGCGCCGCGCCATGACCTATGCGCGCGAATTCGGCGCCGTCATCTCCCTAGAGACCCGCGACAAGTATCTCGGCGCAAACGGCGTCATGCACGAGGGCCTGCTCGCCAGCTGGCTCGGCCTTTCCGGCATCCCGCGCGAGACGGAAATCATTCCGCTGGAGCGTGACCTGCGCATCGCCGGCCTGACGAAGGCGGCCTATCACGCCGCTCAGATTTCGGTTCCCGAATCGGCCGAAGCCATCCGCGCCGCGCGTGCGCGCGGCGCCAACGTTACCTGCGGCATCTCCATCAACAACTTGGCGCTCAACGAAAACGACATCGGCGAATACCGCACCTTCTTCAAGCTTTCGCCGCCGCTTCGCAGCGAGGACGACCGCGTTGCCATGGCGGAGGCGCTCGCCGACGGCACGATCGATATTATCGTTTCCTCGCATGATCCCCAGGACGTCGACACCAAGCGCCTGCCGTTTGCCGACGCCGCCGATGGCGCAATCGGCCTTGAAACGCTCGCGGCTGCAGCGCTTCGGCTGTACCACGGCGGCCAGGTTCCGCTGATGCGCCTGATCGACGCCATGTCGACCCGACCGGCAGCGATCTTCGGCCTGGACGCCGGCACGCTCAAGCCGGGCGCCAAGGCCGACATCACGGTCCTCGACCTCGACGAACCGTGGGTGCTCTACAGGGAAGCGATCGTCTCGCGCTCCAAGAACACGCCATTTGAAAATGCACGCTTTACCGGCCGGGTTGTGCAAACCTATGTTGCCGGTAAGCTTGTGCATTCCGCATAA
- a CDS encoding aspartate carbamoyltransferase catalytic subunit has protein sequence MITFPHRHLLGIKGLTEQDITYLLDRADEAVQISRQREKKTSTLRGLTQINLFFEASTRTQSSFELAGKRLGADVMNMSVGNSSVKKGETLIDTAMTLNAMHPDVLVVRHSSAGAAALLAQKVSCSVVNAGDGQHEHPTQALLDALTIRRAKGKLSRIIVAICGDVLHSRVARSNILLLNQMGARVRVVAPATLLPSGIADMGVEVYHSMAEGLKDADVVMMLRLQRERMAGSFVPSVREYFHYYGLDAEKLKAAKEDALVMHPGPMNRGVEIASEIADGPQSVIEQQVEMGVAVRMAVMETLLLSQNQGPRL, from the coding sequence ATGATCACTTTCCCGCATCGCCACCTGCTCGGCATCAAGGGGCTCACGGAGCAGGATATCACCTATCTGCTCGATCGCGCCGATGAAGCCGTCCAAATCTCCCGTCAACGAGAAAAGAAAACCTCCACGCTTCGGGGGCTGACGCAGATCAACCTCTTCTTCGAGGCCTCGACCCGCACGCAGTCTTCCTTCGAGCTTGCCGGCAAACGCCTCGGCGCCGACGTCATGAATATGTCGGTCGGCAATTCCTCGGTGAAAAAGGGCGAGACGCTGATCGATACGGCGATGACGCTGAACGCCATGCACCCGGACGTGCTGGTGGTGCGCCATTCCTCGGCCGGTGCCGCCGCGCTTCTGGCGCAGAAAGTTTCCTGCTCCGTCGTCAACGCCGGCGACGGCCAGCACGAACACCCGACCCAGGCGCTGCTCGATGCGCTGACGATCCGTCGCGCCAAGGGCAAGCTCTCGCGCATCATCGTGGCGATATGCGGCGACGTGCTGCATTCGCGCGTGGCGCGCTCCAACATCCTGCTCCTGAACCAGATGGGGGCGCGTGTCCGTGTCGTAGCACCTGCGACGCTGCTCCCCTCCGGGATCGCCGACATGGGCGTCGAGGTCTACCATTCGATGGCCGAAGGCCTGAAGGATGCGGACGTCGTCATGATGCTGCGCCTGCAGCGCGAGCGCATGGCCGGCTCCTTCGTGCCTTCCGTGCGCGAATACTTCCACTACTACGGGCTTGATGCCGAGAAGCTCAAGGCCGCCAAGGAGGATGCGCTCGTGATGCATCCGGGCCCGATGAACCGCGGCGTCGAAATCGCCTCGGAAATCGCCGACGGCCCGCAGAGCGTGATCGAACAGCAGGTCGAGATGGGCGTTGCCGTGCGCATGGCGGTGATGGAAACGCTGCTTCTCTCGCAGAACCAGGGGCCGCGCCTATGA
- a CDS encoding acyl-CoA dehydrogenase family protein codes for MNQMNRTEQKLAELNQPKPWSGVNAYRSDPLVVDITSSMSKTLRDEFDVLGRYVTSPEAQELARMANEGPPKLKTHGPRGERLDVVEFHPAWHALMRRSMSSGLHASAWENLPDERNQSHKVRAIRFYLTAQLECGHLCPLTMTSASLAAITASPAVQKEWAPKILSRKYDSTNRPWMQKSAVTVGMGMTEKQGGTDVRANTSTAERVGEGIYRLNGHKWFMSAPMSDAFVMLAQTRDGLACFLVPRLLEDGSANGLRFQRLKDKIGNRSNASSEVEFSDTFGFILGAPDAGIRTILDMVTLTRLDCALASAGMMRASLAEAVHHTRGRKVFGKPLVSQPMMTRVLADMALDVAAASALSFRLAEAFDKARSSSEDAAYARIMTPVAKYWACKIAPALIYEAMECLGGNGYVEERALARHYREAPVNAIWEGSGNVMALDVLRVLAKGKDLFEQLFVVLARDLGPAGRKTIEVLRAAMSLCERDEGAARMLVEQLALAAAAAELYRLGAGRIADAFLESRLAAGWRSTYGMLDSRFDSAYILDLLYPPAT; via the coding sequence ATGAATCAGATGAACCGGACTGAACAGAAACTCGCCGAGCTGAACCAGCCCAAGCCCTGGTCCGGTGTCAACGCCTATCGCTCCGATCCGCTGGTGGTGGACATCACCTCGTCGATGAGCAAGACGTTGCGCGACGAATTCGACGTGCTCGGCCGTTATGTCACCTCGCCGGAAGCGCAGGAACTGGCGCGCATGGCGAACGAAGGTCCGCCGAAGCTGAAGACGCATGGTCCGCGCGGCGAACGTCTCGATGTCGTCGAGTTCCATCCGGCCTGGCACGCGCTGATGCGCCGCTCGATGTCATCGGGTCTGCATGCGTCCGCCTGGGAAAACCTCCCCGATGAGCGCAACCAGTCGCATAAAGTCCGCGCCATCCGCTTCTATCTGACGGCGCAGCTCGAATGCGGCCATCTCTGCCCGCTGACCATGACCAGCGCGTCGCTTGCCGCGATCACCGCGTCACCGGCCGTGCAGAAGGAATGGGCGCCGAAGATTCTGTCTCGCAAATACGATTCCACCAACCGTCCGTGGATGCAGAAGTCGGCGGTCACCGTCGGCATGGGCATGACCGAGAAGCAGGGCGGCACCGATGTGCGCGCCAACACCTCGACGGCAGAACGGGTGGGCGAGGGCATCTACAGGCTCAACGGCCACAAGTGGTTCATGTCGGCGCCGATGAGCGACGCTTTCGTCATGCTGGCGCAGACCCGCGACGGTCTCGCGTGCTTCCTCGTGCCGCGGCTTCTGGAGGACGGCAGTGCCAACGGCCTGCGTTTCCAGCGGCTGAAGGACAAGATCGGCAACCGCTCTAACGCCTCGTCGGAGGTCGAGTTCTCCGACACGTTCGGCTTCATCCTCGGCGCGCCGGATGCCGGCATTCGGACAATCCTCGACATGGTGACGCTGACGCGGCTTGACTGCGCGCTTGCGTCGGCCGGCATGATGCGCGCCTCGCTCGCCGAAGCCGTGCACCACACACGCGGCCGGAAGGTCTTCGGCAAGCCGCTCGTCAGCCAGCCGATGATGACCCGCGTCCTTGCCGACATGGCGCTCGATGTCGCTGCGGCCAGCGCTCTCTCGTTCCGTCTCGCGGAAGCCTTCGACAAGGCACGCAGCAGCTCGGAAGACGCGGCCTACGCGCGGATCATGACGCCCGTTGCAAAATACTGGGCCTGCAAGATCGCGCCGGCGCTGATCTATGAGGCGATGGAGTGCCTGGGCGGCAACGGCTACGTGGAGGAACGCGCGCTGGCGCGCCACTACCGCGAAGCGCCGGTCAACGCCATCTGGGAAGGGTCCGGCAACGTCATGGCACTGGACGTGCTGCGCGTGCTCGCCAAGGGCAAGGATCTTTTCGAGCAGCTCTTCGTCGTCCTGGCGCGCGATCTCGGACCCGCCGGCCGCAAGACGATCGAGGTGTTGCGCGCGGCCATGTCGCTTTGCGAGCGCGACGAGGGGGCGGCGCGCATGCTGGTCGAGCAATTGGCGCTCGCCGCCGCCGCCGCCGAACTTTATCGTCTCGGTGCCGGTCGTATCGCCGACGCGTTCCTCGAATCGCGTCTCGCCGCCGGGTGGCGCTCGACCTACGGCATGCTCGATTCGCGTTTCGATTCCGCCTACATCCTCGATCTTCTCTATCCCCCCGCGACGTAG
- a CDS encoding AEC family transporter: MTVVFESILPIFLLVLLGAWLKRSTFVDQSLWLGLEQFGYFILFPALLFSTLAQADFAGLKADATAIATIGSVSLMSAFVLLLWPAFRDRQVSGASFTSVFQTATRWNGFMALAIAQKLYGPIGLTLTALVMTLVIIPINLYNIGVLVWFGGGNRDFRRFFAKIVTNPLIVASVLGILVNMIGLKIYGPVMTTIEMLANASLSLGLVMVGAGLRASDALKPSATALLAVFLKLIVMPLFMVSASYLLGIRGDALLVIALGAAVPTAMNGYLLAKQMDGDAELYAAVATIQTVVSFFTIPLVLYLTAYAAGR, translated from the coding sequence ATGACCGTCGTCTTCGAAAGCATCCTCCCCATCTTTCTGCTGGTTCTGCTTGGCGCCTGGCTCAAGCGCTCGACATTCGTCGACCAGAGCCTCTGGCTCGGGCTTGAGCAGTTCGGCTACTTCATCCTGTTCCCTGCCCTCCTGTTCTCGACACTGGCCCAGGCAGATTTTGCCGGCTTGAAGGCCGACGCAACGGCTATCGCGACAATCGGCAGCGTCAGCCTGATGTCGGCCTTCGTGCTTTTGCTCTGGCCGGCGTTTCGAGACAGACAGGTGTCAGGTGCCTCCTTCACCTCAGTCTTCCAGACAGCCACACGCTGGAACGGCTTCATGGCGCTCGCGATCGCGCAGAAGCTCTATGGGCCGATCGGCCTGACGCTGACCGCGCTGGTGATGACGCTCGTGATCATCCCGATCAATCTCTACAACATCGGCGTGCTGGTCTGGTTCGGCGGGGGAAATCGTGACTTCAGGCGCTTCTTCGCCAAGATCGTCACCAATCCGCTGATCGTTGCCTCCGTGCTCGGCATACTCGTCAACATGATCGGACTGAAGATCTACGGTCCCGTGATGACCACGATTGAGATGCTGGCCAACGCCTCTCTCAGCCTCGGACTGGTGATGGTCGGCGCGGGCCTGCGCGCATCCGATGCCCTGAAGCCGAGCGCAACGGCACTGCTCGCAGTCTTTCTCAAGCTGATCGTCATGCCGCTGTTCATGGTGAGCGCGAGCTACCTGCTCGGCATTCGCGGCGACGCCCTGCTGGTCATTGCGCTCGGCGCGGCCGTGCCGACGGCGATGAACGGCTATCTCTTGGCCAAGCAGATGGATGGCGACGCCGAACTCTACGCCGCGGTCGCGACGATCCAAACGGTCGTCTCGTTCTTCACGATCCCGCTCGTCCTCTACCTGACCGCATACGCCGCAGGGCGCTGA
- a CDS encoding DUF6105 family protein: MKWFLILWACPVMFLTSWYGLSYYDMSFGFFMLTRQTHDLVFQVYGNVLGIPPETIPPLVARAIVFDSFVVFAIIGFRKRRQIAAWYRRRFGAGEAQSERASLASDVSLSSAP; encoded by the coding sequence ATGAAGTGGTTTCTGATCCTTTGGGCCTGCCCGGTCATGTTCCTCACGTCGTGGTACGGTCTTTCCTACTACGACATGAGCTTCGGCTTCTTCATGCTGACGCGGCAGACCCATGATCTGGTGTTCCAGGTCTACGGCAACGTCCTCGGCATTCCGCCAGAGACGATCCCGCCGCTCGTCGCGCGAGCGATCGTATTCGATAGCTTCGTGGTCTTTGCCATCATCGGTTTCCGCAAGCGCCGCCAGATTGCGGCCTGGTATCGTCGTCGTTTCGGTGCCGGCGAAGCTCAGTCCGAGAGAGCGTCCCTTGCGAGCGACGTCAGCCTGTCGAGTGCGCCTTGA
- the ruvX gene encoding Holliday junction resolvase RuvX — MAILTIEELAAQLQQNQAIAGLDLGTKTIGLSVSDLGRRFATPREVIRRVKFGADAEALLSVAAKEKIAAFVIGLPVNMDGSEGPRCQATRAFVRNMEQKTPLPFIFWDERLSTVAAERVLIEMDVSRRKRAERIDSAAASFILQGALDRLTSLARDALSD, encoded by the coding sequence ATGGCAATTCTCACCATCGAAGAGCTGGCAGCCCAGCTTCAGCAGAACCAGGCGATTGCCGGGCTCGACCTCGGCACCAAGACGATCGGTCTTTCTGTCTCCGATCTCGGTCGCCGCTTCGCGACACCTCGCGAGGTGATCCGCCGGGTCAAGTTCGGGGCGGACGCAGAAGCGTTACTGTCGGTGGCGGCAAAGGAAAAGATCGCGGCCTTTGTCATCGGTCTGCCCGTCAACATGGACGGCAGCGAGGGACCCCGTTGTCAGGCGACCCGCGCCTTCGTGCGCAATATGGAGCAAAAAACTCCGCTCCCTTTCATCTTCTGGGATGAAAGGCTCTCGACCGTTGCGGCCGAGCGTGTGCTGATCGAGATGGACGTGTCGCGGCGGAAGCGGGCCGAACGCATCGATTCGGCTGCCGCGTCCTTCATTCTTCAAGGCGCACTCGACAGGCTGACGTCGCTCGCAAGGGACGCTCTCTCGGACTGA
- a CDS encoding metal-dependent hydrolase translates to MKIKWLGHAAFHIETAKSKILIDPFFTGNPAFKDEERRDATAGLTHILLTHGHGDHVGDTIAIAKETGATVVANADLAAWLARHGVKALEMGNTGGTIQLGAFSTTFVNALHSSAQLTEDGVSHSLGNANGLVLHFEDEPTLYHMGDTDIFSDMALIEELHQPEIGIVPIGDRFTMGGAVAALACQRFFKFSTAIPCHYGSFPIIDQTPETFVAGMESASTKVATPQVGGVVEV, encoded by the coding sequence ATGAAGATCAAATGGCTGGGTCATGCCGCATTTCACATCGAAACGGCAAAGTCCAAAATCCTCATCGACCCCTTCTTCACCGGCAACCCCGCCTTTAAGGACGAGGAGCGCCGTGACGCAACTGCCGGGCTTACCCACATCCTTTTGACCCATGGCCATGGCGACCATGTTGGCGATACGATTGCGATCGCCAAGGAGACGGGGGCGACCGTGGTCGCCAATGCCGATCTCGCTGCCTGGCTCGCACGACATGGCGTGAAGGCTTTGGAGATGGGAAACACCGGCGGCACCATTCAGCTCGGCGCGTTTTCCACGACCTTCGTCAACGCACTCCACTCGTCGGCTCAACTCACAGAGGACGGCGTTTCCCATTCGCTCGGCAATGCCAACGGCCTGGTGCTGCATTTCGAGGACGAGCCGACGCTCTATCACATGGGTGATACGGACATCTTCTCCGACATGGCGCTGATCGAAGAGTTGCACCAGCCGGAGATCGGCATCGTGCCGATCGGCGATCGTTTCACCATGGGCGGGGCGGTTGCAGCACTTGCCTGCCAACGCTTCTTCAAGTTCTCGACGGCGATCCCCTGCCATTACGGCTCGTTCCCGATCATCGACCAGACGCCCGAGACCTTCGTTGCCGGCATGGAAAGCGCGTCCACCAAGGTGGCGACGCCGCAGGTCGGCGGCGTCGTCGAGGTCTGA